The DNA window ACCCTCAGTTTGAGGCGGAGTTTGAAACACAATGAAAACAGCAAGTCACTGGCCGCGGGCCTGTGCAGCGTGTGAGCCCTTTAGATCAGTGGcccccgaccttgggcctccagatgttcttggactacaactcccataagccttcaccaccacctctgctggccaggatttctgggagttgaagtccaagaacatccggaggcccaaggttggagaccaccgCTTTAGATGACTAAAGATGCAGCTAATCTGGGAAAGAAATGCCGGAGTTGGCCACGGCAGTGAGAAGCCCATATCTGTTACGTTCCCCACTTTGAACAGAGGACAGGGTTACGAGTCTTTCTGGAGATGGAAGCTCCCTCCCAGGGCATGTGGGGTAAATACAGACCACCATCGCTGATGGGCTGATTAAGGCCCCTGCCTGATCGGACACGTTAGATTTGCGATCGGCCTCCAAGCGAAGGCTGGCTTCTTTGGCTAATCACTCGCCCGGCTCTAGAAAGCGAGTTGGCTTCATTATGTTGTCTCCAGGCGCTCATGAATAAAGAACACAGGCAGCAAAGTGGGCCATCAGGGCGGTGGATAAAAAGGAGACAACCAGCTGGCTGGGAATGCAGAGACACCTCAGTAGAAATAGATGCTGCTTTTTGCCTCTCCCGGCTCTCCTCCCCTGTAATGCATGACAGCTGGCAGAAAAGGTAGGATCAAgtgtaaaacagaaaaaaaggaaaagggggaggaagagagagagtttTCAAGCAATCATAAATTTCTTTCCAATGAAATACAATCAGAAGATGCCATGAAAACTTAACTTTAGCCTTTAGTCTGGCTATGTTTTATTCAAAACATAATGTTCTGAAGTAGCAAATTACATGTAACAGTTATctttaactagttacttttgggggggtgtaACACAGTTACATTTagaaaggaatgtaaacagttcttTATTGTGAAAAAGTTCATTTCAAATGTTCATTCTTAAAACAGTTTTAGAATtattttgacaatgttttcgtcaaactatttaaaaaaaacaagaaaacaaacaatatacCATTAATTTTTCTCACTGTGTCATATAACAAGCATGAGTCACTTTTCAAACCCTGTAATGAGTAACAGTAACAAATAAcctttttaaaagtatgcttGCTAAGACTGCTTCCCCCAGGTAAACAAGGAAAATTAAACAGGAAAACTGCCGATGTATCCGAAAAAAATTCAGGAGGACCCCTTTCACAGTCCCAAAATCTACACAGGAGAGGACATTGATTTACATAAAATGGCATGCACTGATTTATATGTACAATTGGATATGTTTTCATAATTTAAGCAGAACAACAGTGCAATGCTGTTTGAGTGGGAAAGACCAGCGGAGCGGCTGGCCTCTGCTTATGGGTGCTGCTGACCTCTGACATCCTTTATGGTTAAACCAGCACTTCAAACGAAGGAGGATACTTCCTATGGAAGACCTCTGGGCAGCAGGGGCACCCTGGCTGGGCAGGCCACGGGCAAAGGGACCTGGACTAGCTGGAAGGGGCTGGAAAAActgcctcctttccctctcttccccccccaccccacagagACAGGCTTGCTGCTGTCACTTCCGATTAACTCCCTCGCCAACCTCTTGGCTGTTATTTAGTCCTGCTGCCTTTTAAAGTTGACTCTGCTGCTCTTCAAGATGAAGCCCAATCTATACCAGTTTCATTAGCTGATCAGGGGGGCTGTCAGCGAGCAAATCAAGGCCTTCCATGGCTTGAAGCTTCCTCCAATTAACCTGTTTTCCTCCCTTTTCATTTGCACAATGAACGTTGCAGACACGTTTGGACtgatgcacacccacccacccacaccccacaATTAAAATGTTCTCTGCCGTTTGATTCTCAATGACGCTGCAAGCTTTATGtatccccattaaaaaaaaaaaacaaccaccatttTTCAATGCATTGAACAGTTGTCTCTCTTCACCCATGGTGGAGTGAATTCCAAGACTGTAATCTTTCTTCCTGCGGATTCTTCATTTAAAGCCATTCCTGGGAAGGGAAAATAGGATTTGTAGGAAAGGAGAGTCAGACCTACCCGTTCATGAATtgctggtttttggtttttttacgTGATAGATTATCAGAAATTATTATCATGCTTCAGCTCTCTCCATagtaaggttttgttttgttttttggtcatgTGCTCACAGTTAACAGAGCCTGCAAGGTGTTTGAATTGGGAGTGGGGGGCCTGGGACCCACTGAAGCATCATCTAGCCCCTCTCCTCCACTGTGCTAAGCCAGAGTGGTAGACCACAAGTCCTGACTATGAGGCCTTCCCCAGAGAAGACTCTCTCCTTTGCTGATAAACAGGATCCCTCTGATCAAGGAGACGCCTTCTGCCTCAGGTCTAAGGTCTGAACACGTGGGTCTCTTGATGCGAGAAGAGGTACTCCTTTAGAGGTTCAAAGGCAAGCTTGAAACCTTGACCAGGAAGAAGCAGGTAGccaagccattaaaaaaagaagtcgtTTGTCATAATATATTTACACCTGACCATGCTTTTCAAAAGGCTGGTGGCTGTCTTCTACTCCAGTTGAACCTTCCAGGGTCATCTCTGATGGTGGTCCCAATGAGGGAGATTATGGCTCATCTGGGCCTCTAACAATGAAACGGGGTCAAAGCTCACTTTCCCCTCATGGGCGGTGAACCCCCTTTTTCCAGGGAAAGGGTAGCCCTGCCCAAAACGCCATACCTGGGGACCATCTGCTCACATCTTCTCAGCATCCAGTTTCCATTTTTGCGCTCTTGGTCCAGCCCATTCCTGCATCCAGGACTTCGTTCCTCACCCTCACAGCATCTCCTGGCTCTGGTGAGAAAAAGGATGGCCGGTTGTTTACCATCCCTCAGAGTGGTGCTTATTTGTCCCTTTTAATGATTTGCACATTTCTTGAATgaactttaaatgttgtcttttgatGTTGCaaactgcctctttatactcactgctcttatctttaaatgttgtcttttaatgatgtgaaccaCCATTGTagagccattttttttccagctttaaaGATTGTCTTTCAGGGATGTCAgctgctttgggttctttttaaggagaaagaccggttaaaaatgttttaaataaataaataaatgttgtgcgTGCAGTCGGGCGAGGCAGGGCTCCCAAACAAGACCTTGGTAGGCGTTGCACCGCCCTTGCCATCGGGGTTGAAGGGGAGACGGGCGAGCGATTCCAGGAGTGTTTCCACATCTGTCCACTTCGGTTAAGCAAGGCTAACCTGACAGCAGGAAGTCTCGTTGGCCTGCCATTCCCCAGACTTCTTCCCTGCCCTTAGAAATTACTTTATTTTTCATTCTGGAAGAGTTTCAGCGCCTCAAGTCAGACACAAGCTGTCAGAGCAAAATAAGCTTTCAGATTTCCCACACCAGGAAATTGCTGTCTGCTCAAAGCTATGCTGAATAATTCATGCTCGCCCCCAGTTCTTGTGAACTATAGGTTGAAAACAGCAACAGGCTGGTCCTCTGCGGGCACCCTCCCTCATTGTGTGAAGGTGCGGGaggcggaaggggggggggacacataaGGCAAGGGAAGCTAGACCATACCCTTTGGCTCAGCAGATCTGGCAATCTGCTTAAATGGTGAGAAGACACCTCTTTGTCCTCACACATCCGTAGGTTTTGAGATGGTGTTCTGAAAAGCTGCAACTATCACGTTGATTTTGTCAGCTTTATTTGGTTGCCTTTctgagcattggggggggggggaatctttacAGCAGGAATTGGAAAACCTTTCTCCTCGTTGCCAAGTACAGAGTTCAAAAACATAGAGTGATGGATCTTGTGAATCATCCTCTTGGCCACCGCCAGCAAATGCTGTAGCTGGTTGGCACTTGACCCTAACAAAGCCCAcatcctgctttcctcctcctcctcctcctcctcctcctcctcctcctcctcctcctccttctttgcaAGCATCAggatttgcaaacactggaaacaCCATCAGCCAAGAAGATGAAATCCAGATGCTTTTTGTTCCGATCCTTATTCATCATCAATTTGTTGCAGATACCGCCTCAGTGTGATGCTCCTCAGCTACGTCGTCCCACTCCTCGTCATAGGCTATGCCTATACAGTGGTCGGCATTACTCTGTGGGCTAGTGAGATACCAGGGGACTCCTCAGACCGCTACCATGAACAGGTGTCGGCCAAGCGGAAGGTAGGTGGTCTTGAACACTCAGACAGGATTTTGATCCGAGCCTCAGAAGGGAAAGCCCAGCCTGCATCAGGATGTTTGGGGAAGCCAGGTCTAGTTCCCAACATTTGAACCTCTTAGTTGTCCATCTCCTGAGATGTTCCAGCTTCTGAGATTTATCTCAGATGTATCAAAAGCAAAAGCTTGTAAAGGTTTGGGAGCTCCTCTCTTTCTCCAAAGTACGGCAGACTCCATCAGAATAAATTAAGAATTCCTTTTCACTGCCATATTTTTATACAGGATGTCTGAAGTTCTGGAAGGTCCATTTCTTTATAGATATCCCATTTGGGGGGTTGGGGAAGGACCAACCCATCTTGCACCCCAACCCATTTCCACTAAGTAAATACTGCAGGTCACCATCCATGTTATACCAAGAAATGGGTGACCCCCTTTTTCAGCGAGGTGACCCTATCGAGGCCAAGCCAGCCTCCCGCCACGTGCCATGCTCGCTGGTGAGGGGCCGGGCTCTGTCTGGCGGTCTTCCGAGAGGGAAGCCAGTGGCTCCCACCCTAAGAGGCTCTCCTTCTCTGGCAGGTGGTCAAGATGATGATCGTGGTGGTGTGTACCTTTGCAGTCTGCTGGCTGCCTTTCCATATCTACTTCATCCTGCAGCATTTTAATGAAGAGTTGTACCAGAAAAAGTACATCCAGCAAGTCTACTTAGCGGTCTTGTGGCTGGCCATGAGCTCCACCATGTACAACCCAATTATCTACTGCTGCCTTAATGACAGGTGAGACTTCACGGTGTGGACACTGCGGCAGTTTTCAGCTTGTGCTCATTTTTGAACCATGGAGGCTAAGGCAAAACTGTACATTTAGGATGAAGCCAAACATGGTTAATTTTGCAAATATAATAGTATTGGATTCCAGAAGCTGAAATTTGAACATGTATGTTCCAAATGCTGCTGGCCAGTCGAAGTATCTGGAGAATTTTGCAGAGTCTGGCTTCCCTGGATGGACAATACAGATCATTTATCTTGGGTAAATGTACGGGTTGGTTGTTTACATTTCACTGAAGTACGGAGTAGCCCACACACAACGCTGAGGGATCTTAGTCCTGCCAGCTTTTGGATTAGGacaagagaagaggaaaggagaacaaTGAAGAGGAAACTGACAAGCACAAGAAGTACCTGCCGTTCTATTATGGCAGAGGTCAAACGCTTATAAAACCAGTGAAAAGCTAGATAGCTGTGATCAAGGGAGCCGTTGCATGTAGCAGATCCACAGAAGCAGAACATTCGGCTCCCTATGACCCTCAGCTTGCACTGAGACCCTCCTGTCACCATCTCCAGCCCTTAcagctgtatgtgtgtgtgtgtgcacaataAATCCTATTGATAGTGGCACCTAGAACTGACTGATTAGATGGATGGGCTTTGCCTTGTCTTTTGTTGACCTCTGTCTTTGCTTGGCGGTCAGCATAAAATTAATCATACGGTGTCGGAGAAAATAAAACAGTGGGGACgtatttcactctctctctctctctctctctctctctctctctctctcacacacacacacacacacacacacacacacacacacacacacacacacacacacacacagagagagagagagagagagagagagagagagagagagagagaccttctaCTCATGGTGTTTGAAAAACTGCAACCGTTTCCCAGCAGATGACGGGGCTGCTAGTGTGTACCTAACACAAGGCAACAGCCAGTGTCAGCTAGAGTAGATCTACTGAGTCCATGAGATTTACCTAAGTATcaacttaccattcagcagtgGAATTAAAGGGTctgctctaaaaaaaaaaaaaatcgtggTCCCAGGGGCCTGAAATGTTCATGCAAACCCTGTTGGTGAGGCAGGGAGTGAGATGGCCACTGAAAAACCGACCCCGGGTGGTCTGGGTCAATGAGGTTGCCGCCGCATGCATAAATGATCGGTTCATTCGATGCCTCCCGGAGGGCAGTTTGCATCCGCCCCCTTTTAACACGGCTGCTCTCCTCGGTCCCCCTTAGGTTCCGCATTGGCTTCAAGCGGGCGTTCCGGTGGTGTCCCTTCATCAGTTCCAGCGAGTATGAAGGGCTGGAGATGAAGTCCACCAGATACCTTCAAACCCAGAGCAGTATGTACAAGATCAGCCGGATGGAGACCACGGTCACCTCTGTGGCGGGCAACCCGGAGGAGGAACTGGAGGAACTGGGCAAAACCAAGCGCCTCTCTGTGGACATGACCTCCAACGGGTCCTCCCGGAGGGACTCCAAAACTGTGTCCGAGAGCCTGAGTTTCTATTCGAGCACACTTTCCTAGGCGAGCCGCCTCCGTCCAAGCGACGTGATCTCCGGGTGGATGGAgtgagacttgggggggggggggggttgaacttTTCTTCGTGAGGACCTCGCTCTTGGTTTGTAACAAGGGCCACATCATCCACCTCGCCGGTCCTTTCTGGCTCAGGTCACGAGGGGAGCTTTCCTTCTCTCGTGGTGTCTGCCCCGTGGTGGCTCTGCCGTTAAACGTGGGCCCCTCCGAGGCTCTTGGTTCACGAGGGGGTGGAGGGGCTCGGAGGTCCTGTGCTCGCTTCGCGAAGGGCCTTTTCTCACCCTCGGGCCCCACCGCCCACCTCTTCTCCCCACAGGCTCCCCACGCACATGCACACCCCCCCCCTCTGTAACCTCCTGAGAGAAAACCTTTGGCTTTTGAGAAGTTCCTGTAGGAAGCTGAAGCCCTGTCAGAACCAGAAATAGAAAATCCCCAAACAGGAAGAGTTCGATTTGaaggtggggttttgttttgttttgttttgttttgttttttatcctGAGAGCCCTTCCTTCCAAATTGGTTCCTTCCCTTCTTGAGCACGTGATGCCCTTCCAACGTTGTTCCTTCTCGGTGTATCAGCTTTGTTTATGCTTATGTCTTCTTACCTACCCATCCTCCTCCTGAAATGAATTCTGATTGTTTTGAGAGCCTTAAATAGTGCATTGGAACCTCGTTGGTACAGACAAAAAAATGTGGGAGGAGGCAGGGTGAGTAGCCTCCTCATCTCTGTGCTacgattattccccccccccccgtatcctCTATAGGGAAGATGCACAACCCCCactcctcaacacacacacacacacacacacttgaactGTTATGGGAGGGGAAAACCCTTTTGGCCCTGCTGATCACATCACCTGgctttgggcaaaaaaaaaaaaaagcaaggtgcCAGCTTTGTTATTAGAAAGTGATAAAACATCATCCCTCCCAATGCACATGGCTGCACAGCCTTCTTGCCTGAGCAGTCCACTTGCGAAGGAGTCCTCCATTTATCTTCTGATGACCAATGAGCTAATTACTACAGCAAACCCCAGGGCAGGAGTAACGGACGTTAAGGGTGCTCCAGTTCTATTGACAAAGCCGGTGAACCTGcatttttgtctgtttctgcCGTTGGTCCCCAAGCAGGGGAGAGGACCTCTGCTTTCAAACCTGGTAatcccccgccccacccccaccctgccagCCTTTGCAGCTTAGACTCCTTATGAGGAGGCCCTAAAGTTagcaaaggagaaaaatgaaGCTGCCATTGTAAAATTGCCATGCAGAGCCGGGGCCGACACAGGGCTCGCTTGACAGAGATGAACGGAGGCTGCCTCTAACGAGATTAAAGCGAGTGGGATTTGAGGAAATCAGTggaataaagggaaaaaatgggaTCAACTGACTTATCAGGACAGAGTGTCGTTTATTGTCTAGCACAGGCAGAAACCTAGGAGAGAAACACTTGTCGCTGTGCAAATGTTTGGCATCAGGAAGCAAACGATAGGGGAGAGGCTGAGGCTGCAGAGGGAGAGGGACCTCCGCTGGCATCCCAGTCCAGATGCTCTGGATGCTAAACAGGAGGCAGCCAGGagcttggagggagggaggccctGTCTCCCTCAGGTTGCTtgactctcccccctccccctggggGTGAGTGCCTCTGCCAGCAAAGGCAGCCTAGCCTTCTTGGGGCACCTTTGCCCTGTGGCCCCCGTATTATTTATCCAACAGAATGGGCTGCTTCGCCAGCCCCGTAACTAAGGGTTGATTCTTTTCCTGCATTTGAAACCCCAGTTCTgaacaatgggggtgggggtggagaagtgGGCAACAGGGCTTAGTGCCCTCAAGGCTAGCAGGCAGGGggcattacacacacacatacacacacacacacacacacacacagaggccgtGGCCTCAGAAGGAAGTCTCTGTCTTGCACGGATGCAACCCCCACAGCAACACAGAGGAGGACGAAGGCCAAAGGACAGCCCGAATGCGAGGAGGCCAACGGGGAAACGGACACACCTCGAgcgccatgctggatcagaccaaagctgCATCTGCCCCAGGGTTCTGTCCACGGAGGGGCCGGCCAGAGACTTCGGAGGAGGACTGGGACTGTTAAGCCTCTCCACTGGTCGCTCTCCAACAACCAGTCTCTCCACCATCATGCCACCATAAAGCAGCTCTCTGTAGATGCCCTTGTGGGACCCTCCCACTTCATCAATGCACACTCAGTGCCGTTTGTGATTCTGTGAAACCTTGGATGTCGGAAGGGAGCGGTAGCTGCCGAGCTCTGCCTTCATCTCTGCTTTTCATTTCACTGTGACATGTCTGGAGCCTAGCCTTCAAGAAACGGAGTCACGTGTGCGGACAAACTGATGGGGTTTTCTGGGCagagggttctctctctctctctctctctctttaaacatGGGGATAGACGCCATGTATTTCGCACATCACACCGTATGTTGTTTCTTGTGCATATTGTACAACTGCCCGGGCCAATTTGCTTGTGCCAAAGTGTGTTTACTGAAATTTGCGGCAAGGCAGTCGTAGAGCAAAGTTCTCACTTTGGCTGTGAGACGACAAAGGGACGGAACCCACAACCTGTGCGctgttcctgtttttaaaatatctgtattaCTATTTCCATTGACAAAGTGCTGACAAAACGACGTAGGGGATCGCCGTTGGATCAGCTCAAGTGCATGTTGTGTCGTGTTTAATTGGTCAATATCTTAATGGTGTCCTATTTGGGGAGACTTTGGGTCATTCGTatctagaaaataaaaaaaactgtttcttaAAACAGGAGGCACTCCATTTGGACAAGTGCGGATATTTGCATGCCTTGTAATATTGTCTCTCCTCTGCTGGCATCGTCTGGGGGCgggttttcccctcctctcccgtTTGCTCTGCAAATCCTTGTGGGACCGTGCCAGAGGTGCCGATGAGGAATAGGTTCAAGCCAGGGAAGAGCGTTCCCTCGGCTGCTCGAAGGCTGTCTCTCTCTGCTAGGAGGGTCCAAACCCACCCGTCAGCCAGGCGCTGGCTTTTTAACCAGGTGTGGGGGCAGAAACAGAAaatgggagagggaggggaagggggtagATCCCTCAGGGCTATGCCGATACCCCAGGCACCTGGCCAGCTCGACTTGTGCTGTAGGGATCTTCACCTCTAGGAAAACACAAGCACAACCTTCGTTTTTAAGGAAAATGCAAGGCACGGGGTGGGCTAGGAAAGGAGGCGACCCCCATTCTAAGGGATCTTGAAGATTCCCCCTAAAAACACAATTCACCATCCCGATCTCTACCAAATACCTGG is part of the Pogona vitticeps strain Pit_001003342236 chromosome 8, PviZW2.1, whole genome shotgun sequence genome and encodes:
- the TACR1 gene encoding substance-P receptor, which translates into the protein MADRPAGNGSWFNASSEGGGGGGEDDDDNPFVQPGWQVALWAVAYAAIVLVSVVGNAVVIWIVLAHRRMRTVTNYFLVNLACSEAAMAAFNTLINFTYAVHNVWYYGLFYCRFQNFFPVASVFASIYSMTAIAVDRYMAIIRPLQPRLSATATKIVICVIWVLALLLSFPQGYYATTAQLPGRVVCMVDWPENTTLTYEIPYRLSVMLLSYVVPLLVIGYAYTVVGITLWASEIPGDSSDRYHEQVSAKRKVVKMMIVVVCTFAVCWLPFHIYFILQHFNEELYQKKYIQQVYLAVLWLAMSSTMYNPIIYCCLNDRFRIGFKRAFRWCPFISSSEYEGLEMKSTRYLQTQSSMYKISRMETTVTSVAGNPEEELEELGKTKRLSVDMTSNGSSRRDSKTVSESLSFYSSTLS